One segment of Castanea sativa cultivar Marrone di Chiusa Pesio chromosome 3, ASM4071231v1 DNA contains the following:
- the LOC142628445 gene encoding protein RALF-like 33, whose product MASFFYSSSSTILGICAVVMMILILTSSSSSTVHASGGSHLGWIPTATTTTRSACKGTIAECMNAGGLGEEEFDLDSEISRRILATSSYISYGALQRNTVPCSKRGTSYYNCQAGSQSNPYSRGCSAITRCRG is encoded by the coding sequence ATGGCTAGCTTTTTCTATTCTTCATCATCAACCATACTTGGGATCTGTGCAGTGGTCATGATGATCTTGATCCTcacctcatcatcatcatccaccGTCCATGCAAGTGGTGGGTCACACTTGGGTTGGATACCCACagccacaacaacaacaagatcaGCTTGCAAGGGCACCATAGCTGAGTGCATGAATGCTGGTGggttaggagaggaagagttTGACCTGGACTCTGAGATCAGCCGGCGCATTCTAGCCACCAGCAGCTACATCAGCTACGGTGCGCTTCAGAGGAACACTGTGCCTTGCTCTAAGCGTGGGACCTCCTACTACAACTGCCAAGCTGGCTCTCAGTCCAACCCTTACAGCCGTGGCTGCAGCGCCATTACAAGGTGCAGGggttaa